Proteins from a genomic interval of Haloprofundus salinisoli:
- a CDS encoding helix-turn-helix transcriptional regulator gives MHTHVKLFVLCIVLLSGVCGSVSATDESAAPVAESTDVFAVTTGQTTDGISPFANPLVQLAASDSVVQTDVESLSAAVLPSFVADVGSRLLDTVFDGSLLRENSPGFALTMFLGRLDAASTTAMQRVDASSAMTDDVHAAPPIEWMNPNPNERLAEIDYFALMLSLTTVLVSIGLVAYRRLSAPHGIEREVEPSLAEPEPTLTDEERIMQLLEAHDGQMRQVEIVEEVEWSKAKVSRLLSQLDEDGKITKLRLGRENLICTRGREPEASRSPFAALQEN, from the coding sequence ATGCATACACACGTGAAACTGTTCGTGCTCTGTATCGTCCTGCTGAGCGGCGTGTGCGGTTCGGTCTCCGCAACCGACGAATCGGCAGCCCCCGTCGCTGAATCCACGGACGTCTTTGCGGTTACTACGGGCCAGACCACCGACGGGATTTCTCCGTTCGCCAACCCGCTCGTACAGCTCGCCGCGAGTGACTCGGTCGTACAGACCGACGTCGAGTCGCTCTCGGCCGCTGTCCTGCCGTCGTTCGTCGCGGACGTCGGTAGCAGACTGTTGGACACCGTCTTCGACGGTTCGTTGCTTCGAGAGAACTCACCCGGATTCGCGTTGACCATGTTCCTCGGTCGCTTAGACGCCGCGTCGACCACGGCGATGCAGCGGGTCGACGCGAGCTCGGCGATGACCGACGACGTGCACGCTGCACCACCCATCGAGTGGATGAATCCGAATCCGAACGAACGTCTCGCTGAAATCGACTATTTCGCGCTCATGCTGAGCCTCACGACGGTACTCGTGAGCATCGGTCTCGTCGCGTATCGTCGGCTCTCGGCACCGCACGGTATCGAACGCGAAGTCGAACCGTCGCTCGCTGAACCGGAACCGACGCTCACCGACGAGGAACGTATTATGCAGCTACTCGAGGCTCACGACGGCCAAATGCGGCAGGTCGAAATCGTCGAGGAAGTCGAGTGGTCGAAAGCCAAAGTGAGTCGACTGCTCTCGCAGTTAGACGAGGACGGAAAAATCACGAAACTCCGCCTCGGCCGCGAGAACCTCATCTGCACTCGCGGTCGCGAACCCGAAGCGTCTCGGTCCCCGTTCGCCGCCCTCCAGGAGAACTGA
- a CDS encoding NAD-dependent epimerase/dehydratase family protein: protein MSESPTGQTVLVTGGAGFIGSHLVDALVEENEVRILDDFSSGRRENLNDDVTLFEGDIRDDDLVARATSGVDLVYHTAALVSVSASVEDPLLSHSTNASATVSLLEHARQEGARVVLSSSAAIYGQPEEVPVSESHPKDPESPYGADKLALDTYARLYHDLYGLETVALRYFNVYGPRQTAGDYSGVISIFLEQARANQPITVEGDGGQTRDFVHVSDVVQANLAAGTTDAVGRAYNVGTGDTISINDLAEEIRDAADSSSEITHVDARPGDVRDSRADISRIRDALDFEPTVTLADGLASLCE, encoded by the coding sequence ATGAGCGAATCACCAACGGGACAGACCGTACTCGTCACCGGCGGCGCAGGCTTCATCGGCAGTCATCTCGTCGACGCTCTCGTCGAGGAGAACGAGGTCCGAATCTTAGACGACTTCTCGTCCGGACGGCGGGAGAACCTCAACGACGACGTCACTCTCTTCGAGGGGGATATCCGAGACGACGACCTCGTCGCACGCGCGACCTCGGGCGTCGACCTCGTCTATCACACCGCAGCGCTGGTCAGCGTCTCGGCGTCGGTCGAAGATCCGCTCTTGAGCCACAGCACGAACGCGTCGGCGACCGTCTCGCTGCTCGAACACGCCCGACAGGAGGGTGCGAGAGTCGTTCTCTCGTCGAGTGCGGCCATTTACGGACAACCCGAGGAAGTTCCGGTCTCGGAGTCGCATCCGAAGGACCCGGAGTCACCGTACGGCGCGGACAAACTCGCGCTCGACACGTACGCGAGACTGTATCACGACCTCTATGGGCTCGAGACGGTCGCACTCCGATACTTCAACGTCTACGGTCCGCGCCAGACCGCCGGCGACTACAGCGGCGTCATCAGCATCTTTCTCGAACAGGCGAGGGCGAACCAACCGATAACCGTCGAAGGCGACGGGGGACAGACCCGGGATTTCGTCCACGTGAGCGACGTGGTTCAAGCGAACTTGGCGGCAGGGACGACCGATGCGGTCGGTCGGGCTTACAACGTCGGCACCGGCGACACGATCTCGATAAACGACCTCGCGGAGGAGATTCGAGACGCCGCGGACTCCTCGTCGGAGATCACACACGTCGACGCCCGGCCTGGGGACGTCCGAGACAGTCGGGCAGACATCTCGCGTATCCGTGATGCACTCGACTTCGAACCGACGGTGACGCTCGCTGACGGCTTAGCGTCGCTGTGCGAGTGA